A window of Thermosynechococcus sp. NK55a contains these coding sequences:
- the gpmI gene encoding 2,3-bisphosphoglycerate-independent phosphoglycerate mutase, with the protein MASSPVAPVVLVILDGWGYREDTYGNAIASASTPVMDSLWEAYPHTLIYTSGKAVGLPKGQMGNSEVGHLNIGAGRIVPQELVRISDAVEDGSFFSNPVLVHLCQTVKERNGKLHFIGLCSAGGVHSHIEHLYGLVELAKRHGLPACIHAITDGRDTPPRDAAGVLEELEQRLKTAGCGRIVTVSGRYYAMDRDRRWDRTEAAYRVMTSNEHIQPLRAVDVARRAYAQDIGDEFIGPTRIAEGAVEPGDGVVFFNFRPDRARQLTQAFIDPDFSGFERTLITPLEFVTFTQYDASFNCGVAFPPQNLSHILGEVIAEHGLKQLRAAETEKYAHVTYFFNGGLEEPFPGEDRILIPSPLVATYDQAPAMSALAVTESVKKAIEKQEYALIVVNFANPDMVGHTGQLAATIQAIETVDRCVGILVEAATKVGGTLLITADHGNAEYMIDEDGNPWTAHTTNPVPFILVEGEKRKVPGHGGNVILREDGCLADIAPTILEILELPQPPEMTGRSLIVSAPYETRLNRTPVSLKI; encoded by the coding sequence ATGGCATCGTCTCCTGTTGCGCCCGTTGTTTTGGTGATTTTGGATGGCTGGGGCTATCGCGAAGACACCTACGGTAATGCGATCGCCAGCGCCAGTACCCCTGTGATGGACAGTTTGTGGGAAGCCTATCCCCACACATTGATTTACACGTCTGGGAAGGCGGTGGGACTCCCCAAGGGACAAATGGGTAACTCCGAGGTGGGGCACTTAAATATCGGTGCCGGTCGCATTGTTCCCCAAGAATTGGTACGCATTTCCGATGCTGTCGAAGATGGCAGCTTCTTTAGCAATCCGGTCCTTGTGCATCTGTGTCAAACCGTGAAGGAACGCAACGGTAAGCTGCATTTTATCGGTCTGTGTTCTGCTGGGGGGGTGCATTCCCACATTGAGCATCTTTACGGCTTGGTGGAACTAGCCAAACGCCACGGGTTGCCCGCCTGTATCCATGCTATTACCGATGGTCGTGATACGCCCCCCCGTGATGCCGCAGGGGTCCTTGAGGAATTGGAGCAGCGCCTGAAAACCGCCGGCTGCGGACGAATTGTGACGGTAAGTGGTCGCTACTATGCCATGGATCGCGATCGCCGCTGGGACCGCACCGAGGCGGCCTACCGCGTTATGACCAGCAATGAGCATATTCAACCCCTCCGGGCAGTGGATGTGGCCCGTAGGGCCTACGCGCAGGATATTGGCGATGAATTCATTGGGCCCACACGCATTGCTGAAGGAGCCGTTGAACCTGGCGATGGGGTGGTGTTTTTCAACTTCCGTCCCGATCGCGCTCGCCAGCTGACCCAAGCCTTTATTGATCCTGACTTCAGCGGTTTTGAACGGACGCTGATTACGCCCCTTGAGTTTGTCACCTTTACCCAGTACGACGCTAGCTTTAACTGTGGGGTTGCTTTCCCGCCGCAAAATCTCAGCCACATCCTCGGAGAAGTTATTGCTGAGCACGGCCTGAAGCAACTGCGGGCAGCCGAAACAGAAAAATATGCCCACGTCACTTACTTCTTCAACGGTGGCCTTGAGGAACCCTTTCCCGGCGAAGATCGCATTCTCATCCCCAGTCCCCTGGTGGCCACCTATGATCAAGCCCCAGCCATGTCTGCCCTGGCTGTAACCGAATCCGTCAAGAAGGCCATTGAGAAGCAGGAGTATGCCCTAATTGTAGTTAACTTTGCCAACCCCGATATGGTGGGGCACACGGGGCAGTTGGCGGCGACGATTCAAGCCATTGAAACCGTGGATCGCTGTGTGGGGATCTTGGTGGAAGCGGCCACAAAAGTGGGGGGAACTCTGCTCATCACTGCAGATCACGGCAACGCCGAATACATGATTGATGAGGACGGCAACCCCTGGACGGCTCACACCACCAACCCGGTTCCCTTCATTTTAGTGGAAGGGGAGAAACGCAAAGTTCCTGGCCATGGTGGCAATGTGATCCTTCGGGAAGATGGCTGTCTGGCGGATATTGCCCCTACGATTCTTGAAATTCTGGAGCTGCCCCAACCCCCCGAAATGACGGGGCGATCGCTAATTGTCAGTGCACCCTATGAAACGCGCCTAAATCGCACCCCTGTTTCCCTCAAGATCTAA
- a CDS encoding HAD-IC family P-type ATPase has product MTTPLIGLTTAEVAERQARGRINRQVSESNRTYGEILRENLFTFINGVFAFISLILIFLGRPGDVVAIVVVVFLNAIISIIQEIRAKRQLDAISLLSRPRVKVLRDRQEVIIDPAEVVEGDILLLTPGDQIVADGRVVGDGQIQVDESLLTGESDLVPKRAGDRLYSGSFCVRGAAAYVAEQVGEKSTAHQLTAAAKTHHHKLTPLQQEINLIIRVILALAVFLWLLVLFSLLVRLTTLQMSVQTAAVIAGLVPVGLYLTITLTYALGALRISRANVLVQQVNAIESLSGVDILCLDKTGTLTANALELHSWYPLSEAKEQTAATLGKFAASVSSPNRTIVALTEAFAGTPQPMRLEIPFSSTYKWSAVAWHDSETFILGAPDVLFKSEDLSPRVVELLQRGRQQGLRVLLFARSGSDPTWDERQETPLLPSELEPLAVIWVGDRLRPQCREVLARFQQAGIQVKIISGDHPETVVALGKQVGLDGGAIAISGAELAAMDDSSFDQMAEKATVFGRITPEQKAKLVTRLRALGHQVAMIGDGVNDVLSLKQANVGIAMESGSAITRNVADIVLLADSFAALPAAFREGQRIYNGIQDVSKLFLVRVFSFSLLCLVTVMAGRAFPLLIKHNSLLTLWGVGLPTLAVAFWAVPGPRPHRSLIRSLLHFVIPATLSLALLAIFMYLGVLARELTPLVELLQGRFDPALVNDREVLSELGHSVAIARTALVTSLILASLCLVLFLKPPHPVWVGGAPLVGNWRYVAVVVILLAGFVIISTSPTLRSVAELEPLSWSLWALIVLIVLLWVILLRSFWRYRLLDRFLGINLS; this is encoded by the coding sequence ATGACAACCCCATTAATCGGTCTTACTACAGCGGAAGTAGCGGAGCGGCAAGCCAGGGGCCGCATTAACCGTCAGGTGAGTGAAAGCAATCGCACCTATGGCGAGATTTTGCGGGAAAACCTCTTCACGTTTATCAATGGGGTTTTTGCTTTTATTAGCCTTATCTTGATCTTTTTAGGTCGCCCAGGGGATGTGGTGGCGATCGTCGTTGTTGTGTTTCTCAATGCCATCATCAGTATCATTCAAGAAATTCGCGCCAAACGCCAACTGGATGCCATTAGCCTTTTAAGCCGACCCCGCGTTAAGGTGCTGCGCGATCGCCAAGAGGTGATTATCGATCCTGCAGAGGTCGTAGAAGGGGATATTCTCCTGTTGACGCCTGGGGATCAAATCGTTGCTGATGGTAGGGTGGTTGGCGATGGACAGATTCAAGTAGATGAGTCATTGCTCACAGGGGAGTCGGATCTCGTTCCCAAGCGGGCGGGCGATCGCCTCTATTCCGGCAGCTTTTGTGTGCGCGGTGCCGCTGCCTATGTTGCCGAGCAGGTGGGGGAAAAGAGCACTGCCCATCAACTGACTGCTGCCGCCAAAACCCACCACCATAAACTCACACCCCTTCAGCAGGAAATTAACCTGATTATCCGCGTGATTCTTGCCCTGGCGGTTTTCCTGTGGCTATTGGTTCTATTCTCGCTCTTGGTGCGCCTGACCACTCTACAAATGAGCGTGCAAACCGCAGCCGTAATTGCGGGCCTTGTCCCTGTGGGCCTGTACCTTACGATTACCCTCACCTATGCCCTGGGGGCGCTGCGCATTTCCCGTGCCAACGTCTTGGTGCAGCAGGTGAATGCCATTGAGTCCCTCAGTGGGGTGGATATTCTCTGCCTTGATAAAACGGGAACCCTAACGGCCAATGCCCTTGAACTCCATAGCTGGTACCCTCTCAGCGAAGCGAAGGAGCAAACGGCAGCAACCCTGGGGAAGTTTGCGGCCAGTGTCAGCAGTCCCAACCGTACCATTGTTGCCCTAACGGAGGCTTTTGCGGGAACGCCCCAACCGATGCGCCTCGAAATTCCCTTTTCCTCCACCTACAAGTGGAGTGCAGTGGCCTGGCACGACTCGGAAACGTTTATTTTGGGGGCACCGGATGTCCTCTTCAAAAGTGAGGACCTCTCCCCTAGGGTGGTTGAGCTGCTCCAGCGAGGGCGACAGCAGGGATTGCGGGTGCTCCTCTTTGCCCGCAGTGGCAGTGATCCCACTTGGGATGAGCGGCAGGAAACGCCTCTGTTGCCCTCAGAGTTGGAACCCTTGGCAGTGATTTGGGTGGGCGATCGCCTGCGACCCCAATGCCGTGAGGTTCTAGCGCGTTTTCAGCAAGCTGGAATTCAAGTCAAAATTATCTCCGGGGATCATCCGGAAACCGTTGTTGCCCTTGGCAAGCAAGTTGGCCTCGATGGGGGGGCGATCGCCATCTCCGGGGCAGAACTGGCCGCTATGGATGATTCCAGCTTTGATCAAATGGCTGAGAAAGCCACGGTTTTTGGTCGCATTACACCAGAGCAAAAGGCTAAACTCGTCACTCGCTTGCGTGCCCTCGGGCATCAGGTGGCAATGATTGGTGATGGTGTGAATGATGTCCTATCCCTGAAGCAAGCTAATGTGGGAATCGCTATGGAAAGTGGCAGTGCCATTACCCGCAATGTGGCTGATATTGTGCTGCTTGCGGATTCCTTTGCAGCCTTACCAGCAGCCTTTCGCGAAGGGCAGCGCATCTACAACGGTATTCAAGATGTCAGCAAGCTCTTTTTGGTACGGGTCTTTAGCTTTAGTTTACTGTGCCTTGTCACTGTTATGGCAGGGCGCGCCTTTCCGCTGCTGATTAAGCACAACAGCCTGCTAACGCTGTGGGGAGTGGGTTTACCCACACTGGCGGTGGCTTTTTGGGCAGTGCCGGGGCCCCGTCCCCATCGCTCCTTGATTCGTTCATTGCTGCACTTTGTCATCCCCGCCACCCTGAGCCTGGCGCTGTTAGCCATTTTCATGTACTTAGGGGTTTTAGCACGGGAACTGACACCCCTTGTGGAATTGCTCCAAGGACGGTTTGATCCAGCCCTGGTGAATGATCGCGAGGTGCTCTCGGAATTGGGCCACAGTGTGGCGATCGCGCGCACGGCCTTGGTGACGAGCCTGATCTTGGCCTCCCTCTGTTTAGTGCTTTTCCTAAAACCTCCCCATCCCGTATGGGTCGGCGGTGCTCCCTTAGTGGGCAACTGGCGGTATGTTGCAGTTGTAGTTATCCTACTGGCTGGCTTTGTCATCATTAGCACATCGCCCACCCTGCGATCGGTGGCGGAGCTAGAACCCCTCTCCTGGTCATTGTGGGCACTCATTGTGCTAATTGTCCTACTCTGGGTGATTCTTTTGCGCAGCTTTTGGCGGTATCGGCTCTTGGATCGCTTCTTGGGGATAAATCTCAGTTAG
- the chlP gene encoding geranylgeranyl reductase, whose protein sequence is MSLRVAVVGGGPAGSSAAETLAKAGIQTYLFERKLDNAKPCGGAIPLCMVSEFDLPPEIIDRRVRKMKMISPSNIEVNIGHTLKEHEYIGMCRREVLDSFMRNRAAALGANLINGTVFKLEQPITSDQPYTLHYVQEDGAVQTLEVDVVIGADGANSRIAKEIDAGDYNYAIAYQERIRLPEDKMAYYNELAEMYVGDDVSPDFYAWVFPKYDHVAVGTGTMKVNKDRIRELQAGIRHRAAAKLEGGQIIKVEAHPIPEHPRPRRVVGRVALVGDAAGTVTKSSGEGIYFAAKSARLCAETIVETSNGGRRIPTEADLKLYLKRWDKAYGMTYLVLDLLQRVFYRSDATREAFVEMCSDLDVQKLTFDSYLYKTVVPANPLVQLKITAKTIGSLMRGNALAP, encoded by the coding sequence TTGTCACTTCGGGTAGCAGTAGTCGGTGGTGGTCCAGCGGGTTCCTCAGCCGCCGAAACCTTAGCCAAAGCCGGAATCCAAACCTATCTCTTTGAACGTAAATTAGACAATGCCAAGCCCTGTGGCGGTGCGATCCCCCTGTGCATGGTCAGTGAATTTGACTTACCCCCGGAAATCATTGACCGCCGCGTGCGCAAAATGAAAATGATATCCCCCTCCAACATTGAGGTGAACATTGGCCATACCCTCAAGGAGCACGAGTATATCGGTATGTGCCGCCGCGAAGTCCTCGATAGCTTTATGCGCAATCGGGCAGCGGCTTTGGGCGCCAACTTGATCAATGGCACTGTCTTTAAGCTAGAGCAGCCCATCACCAGCGATCAGCCCTACACCCTCCACTATGTCCAAGAGGATGGCGCAGTTCAGACCCTCGAAGTGGATGTGGTGATTGGTGCCGATGGCGCAAATTCTCGCATTGCCAAGGAAATTGATGCCGGCGATTACAACTACGCCATTGCCTACCAGGAGCGGATTCGCCTGCCTGAGGACAAAATGGCCTACTACAACGAGTTAGCAGAAATGTACGTGGGGGATGACGTGTCCCCTGACTTTTATGCGTGGGTTTTCCCGAAATATGACCATGTAGCCGTGGGTACGGGCACCATGAAGGTCAATAAAGACCGTATTCGGGAATTGCAAGCAGGAATCCGCCACCGCGCTGCCGCCAAACTGGAGGGGGGGCAAATTATTAAAGTGGAAGCCCACCCCATTCCTGAGCATCCTCGACCTCGGCGAGTGGTCGGCCGCGTGGCCCTTGTGGGCGATGCGGCGGGTACCGTGACCAAGTCCTCCGGAGAAGGCATTTACTTTGCCGCCAAGTCAGCCCGCCTGTGTGCTGAAACGATTGTCGAGACCTCCAACGGCGGTCGCCGTATCCCTACCGAAGCCGATCTCAAGCTCTACCTGAAGCGCTGGGACAAAGCCTACGGCATGACCTATCTTGTTTTGGATCTGCTGCAGCGGGTCTTTTATCGCTCCGATGCCACCCGTGAGGCTTTTGTGGAGATGTGTAGTGATCTTGATGTGCAAAAGCTCACCTTCGATAGCTACCTCTACAAGACTGTTGTGCCCGCTAATCCCTTAGTGCAGTTGAAAATTACGGCAAAAACGATTGGGAGCCTGATGCGGGGCAATGCCCTTGCGCCCTAG
- a CDS encoding Re/Si-specific NAD(P)(+) transhydrogenase subunit alpha, whose translation MKVGVVKEREVGEQRVALIPEVVAKLVQQGYHLCVESGAGDMAHFSDDDYRAAGAEIGYSIEEIWGGVDVLLKVAPLRDREVEWIRPGTTLISFLNPLGNPWQMQHLAERHITAFALECIPRTSRAQTMDALSSQAAVAGYGAVLLAASHLPRFFPMLTTAAGTIPPAKVFVIGAGVAGLQAIATARRLGAVVEAFDIRPAVKEEVQSLGAKFVEVNLEEDTGAAGGYAKEVSEAAKHKTQEAIAAHVHRADVVITTAQVPGKPAPLLVTERMVASMKPGSVIVDLAAEQGGNCACTEPGRSICHQRVTIIGPINLPATMAVHASQMYAKNISTLLKYLAPQGELVLNFGDDIVDAACVTHEGQVRNPRVLQLLHPAQTLAPML comes from the coding sequence ATGAAAGTTGGGGTCGTTAAGGAACGCGAAGTGGGGGAACAACGGGTTGCCCTGATTCCCGAAGTTGTTGCCAAGCTAGTGCAGCAGGGGTATCACCTCTGTGTGGAGTCCGGTGCAGGGGATATGGCTCACTTTAGCGATGATGACTACCGTGCCGCAGGTGCAGAAATTGGTTACTCCATTGAAGAGATTTGGGGCGGTGTCGATGTCCTGCTTAAGGTTGCGCCGCTGCGCGATCGCGAGGTGGAGTGGATTCGCCCCGGCACCACCCTCATTAGTTTTCTCAATCCCCTAGGGAATCCGTGGCAGATGCAACACTTGGCAGAGCGGCACATTACTGCCTTTGCCCTCGAGTGTATTCCCCGCACCAGTCGGGCCCAAACTATGGATGCCCTCTCTTCCCAAGCGGCAGTGGCGGGCTATGGGGCGGTGTTATTGGCGGCTTCCCATTTGCCGCGCTTTTTCCCCATGCTGACGACAGCCGCGGGTACGATTCCCCCCGCCAAGGTGTTTGTGATTGGGGCAGGGGTGGCTGGCTTGCAGGCGATCGCGACCGCCCGACGTTTAGGCGCGGTTGTTGAAGCCTTTGATATTCGCCCTGCGGTCAAGGAAGAGGTGCAAAGTCTCGGTGCCAAATTTGTTGAAGTCAACCTTGAGGAGGACACGGGGGCGGCCGGCGGCTATGCCAAAGAGGTTTCTGAGGCCGCAAAGCACAAAACCCAAGAGGCGATCGCTGCCCATGTCCACAGGGCCGATGTGGTCATTACCACGGCCCAAGTTCCCGGTAAACCGGCTCCCCTGTTAGTTACAGAACGTATGGTGGCCAGCATGAAACCGGGTTCAGTCATTGTGGATTTAGCCGCTGAACAGGGGGGCAACTGTGCCTGCACAGAACCGGGGCGCTCCATTTGTCATCAGCGGGTTACCATTATTGGCCCGATTAATCTGCCCGCCACCATGGCGGTGCATGCCAGTCAAATGTATGCCAAAAACATTTCAACGCTCCTGAAGTACCTTGCTCCCCAGGGGGAATTGGTGTTGAACTTTGGCGATGACATTGTGGATGCCGCCTGTGTTACCCATGAAGGGCAGGTCCGCAACCCACGGGTGCTGCAACTGCTGCATCCTGCCCAAACCTTGGCACCAATGCTTTAG
- a CDS encoding ABC transporter ATP-binding protein yields MASFRSILGYYRAYRGIAIASITAASLCEMVDLLVPYAIGQILNLLSQQPLDPPVVAIAHRLQTWTGWSDTFSAHLAVLGSIVFLATVVRAPIQPWLGVWFHWWIALAARRDHARKAIEKILTLPLEFFEENNPGRIANRVSKGISNHTWSYPEIAGQLIPKLVRVLGIGVIVWWLDWPIALGLLISFTVILLLTLRTLRRIIQKEEILDSHIESTESRTSEIITNIKTVKAFATEARELARQKQRLDREFKMVIDRIHRGYMHLITWQGAVVQFCLFSVLGFSLAATIAGRVSIGHFITIYTLASMAYAEITPLSQVSEVFARRYASILRFHEFMELPAGRDAIDLEQQEIPSLQFSGKVDFQHVWFGYTPGRPILRDINLLIEPCQTVALVGRSGSGKSTLIKLLFRYFQPDQGQILIDGQDIQTLDVRAYRRRLAIVHQEVDVFNGTLWDNLTYANPEVSADAVYEACAIARVDEFVQQLPLGYRTIVGERGLRLSGGQRQRLGIARALLADPDVLIFDEATSSLDYESEREIQLALRAITGTRTMIVIAHRLSTVRDAHQIVVLDQGTIREQGDHDTLLAQGGLYAHLYSIQRDRPPVAATN; encoded by the coding sequence ATGGCCTCATTTCGCTCCATTCTGGGTTACTATCGCGCCTATCGGGGGATAGCGATCGCCAGCATTACCGCAGCCAGTCTGTGCGAGATGGTGGATTTGCTGGTGCCCTATGCCATTGGTCAAATTCTCAACCTGCTCTCCCAACAACCCCTTGACCCGCCAGTGGTGGCGATCGCCCATAGACTCCAAACATGGACAGGCTGGAGCGATACCTTTAGTGCTCATCTCGCCGTTCTCGGCAGTATTGTTTTTTTGGCCACTGTGGTGCGTGCCCCGATTCAACCGTGGCTAGGGGTATGGTTCCACTGGTGGATTGCCTTGGCTGCCCGTCGCGACCACGCTCGCAAAGCAATCGAGAAAATCCTGACCCTTCCCCTAGAATTCTTTGAGGAAAATAATCCTGGCCGCATTGCCAACCGTGTTAGTAAAGGGATTTCCAACCATACGTGGAGCTACCCGGAAATTGCCGGTCAACTCATTCCCAAACTTGTACGGGTCCTGGGGATTGGTGTTATTGTTTGGTGGTTGGATTGGCCAATCGCCCTTGGGCTCTTGATCTCCTTTACAGTCATCTTGTTGCTGACCCTGCGCACCCTAAGGCGCATTATTCAAAAGGAAGAAATCCTCGACAGCCACATCGAAAGCACGGAAAGCCGCACCTCAGAGATCATCACCAATATCAAAACCGTCAAGGCCTTTGCCACTGAAGCCCGTGAACTGGCTCGCCAGAAGCAGCGGCTGGATCGCGAGTTCAAGATGGTGATTGACCGCATCCATCGCGGCTACATGCATCTAATCACTTGGCAGGGAGCGGTGGTGCAGTTTTGCCTTTTTAGTGTGTTGGGGTTTTCCCTAGCAGCGACCATCGCTGGACGGGTCTCCATTGGCCACTTTATTACGATTTACACCCTTGCCAGTATGGCCTATGCCGAAATTACGCCCCTCTCGCAGGTGTCTGAGGTGTTTGCGCGGCGCTATGCCTCAATTTTACGCTTCCATGAATTTATGGAATTGCCCGCCGGTCGCGATGCCATTGATCTTGAGCAACAGGAAATTCCTAGCCTGCAGTTTTCTGGCAAGGTGGATTTTCAGCATGTTTGGTTTGGCTACACACCAGGGCGTCCCATTCTGCGGGATATTAACTTACTCATTGAACCCTGCCAAACGGTGGCCCTAGTGGGGCGATCGGGGTCGGGGAAATCCACCCTAATCAAGCTCCTCTTTCGTTACTTCCAGCCGGATCAGGGGCAAATTCTCATTGATGGCCAAGATATTCAAACCCTCGATGTGCGCGCCTATCGCCGCCGGCTGGCTATTGTCCACCAAGAAGTCGATGTCTTTAATGGCACCCTCTGGGATAACCTGACCTATGCTAACCCCGAGGTCAGTGCCGACGCGGTCTATGAGGCCTGTGCCATTGCGCGGGTGGATGAATTTGTGCAGCAGTTGCCCTTGGGCTATCGCACGATTGTTGGTGAACGGGGGTTGCGGCTTTCGGGGGGACAGCGGCAGCGCTTAGGGATTGCCCGTGCCCTCTTGGCGGATCCTGATGTGCTGATTTTTGATGAGGCAACCTCAAGTTTGGATTACGAATCAGAGCGGGAAATTCAGCTAGCCCTACGCGCCATTACGGGTACTCGCACCATGATTGTGATTGCCCACCGCCTGAGTACAGTGCGGGATGCCCATCAGATTGTGGTGCTGGATCAGGGCACGATCCGTGAGCAGGGCGATCATGACACCCTCCTTGCCCAAGGGGGATTGTATGCCCATCTCTATTCGATTCAGCGCGATCGCCCCCCCGTTGCTGCAACTAACTGA
- a CDS encoding universal stress protein yields MFKTILVALDTSELSARVMAAVAQLNLDPDAQVILSHVISPVESGFGVSADRPSLHPQMGTYRSIEQHLQRFQRQLSCDSEIEIVSGDPVEEILRLANIYRADLIVLGNRGLTGVERVVQGSVSSAVLADAPCSVLVVKSAET; encoded by the coding sequence ATGTTCAAAACAATTTTAGTTGCCCTCGATACCAGTGAGTTATCGGCACGGGTGATGGCGGCGGTGGCACAGTTAAACTTAGACCCAGATGCCCAAGTGATTCTCAGTCATGTGATTTCACCGGTGGAGTCGGGGTTTGGGGTCAGCGCTGATCGCCCCTCCTTGCATCCCCAAATGGGAACCTACCGCAGTATTGAGCAGCATTTACAACGGTTTCAACGCCAGCTTTCCTGTGATTCAGAAATTGAAATTGTTAGCGGTGACCCCGTAGAGGAAATTTTACGCCTTGCAAATATCTACCGTGCTGACTTGATTGTGCTGGGCAATCGTGGCCTCACCGGCGTGGAGCGCGTGGTGCAGGGCTCCGTCAGTAGTGCCGTCCTTGCCGATGCCCCCTGTTCGGTATTGGTGGTGAAGTCAGCGGAAACCTGA
- a CDS encoding NAD(P)(+) transhydrogenase (Re/Si-specific) subunit beta, whose protein sequence is MDWLTRIEELSYLGAAALFIFGLKKLGSPATARQGNRLAALGMLIAIVVTLLDRQIMSYTGVLAAIGLGSVIGAIAAYKVEMTAMPQMVGLLNGLGGAASALVGIGEFCRTVAMGEPLTPSTLITIILGVLIGGVTLTGSLVAFGKLQGLISGTPIIFPMQQVINLGLLVAFLVASGWVGLHPSQLPMFWGLVAIASILGVLFVLPIGGADMPVVISLLNSLSGLAASAAGFIVGNSMLIIAGALVGASGLILTQIMCKAMNRSLANVLFGGFGSTTTGNAAVAAHATAKSVRTIDPEESAMMLGYAKSVVIVPGYGMAVAQAQHSVKELADQLERLGVDVKYAIHPVAGRMPGHMNVLLAEANVPYPQLKDMEDINPEFENVDVALVIGANDVVNPAARTNPGSPVYGMPILDVDRARHTIVIKRSLNPGFAGIDNELFYKDKTLMLFGNAKEVLNQLIAEVKHL, encoded by the coding sequence ATGGATTGGCTAACACGCATTGAAGAATTGAGCTATTTGGGGGCTGCGGCGCTCTTTATCTTTGGTTTAAAAAAGTTGGGCTCGCCAGCGACGGCACGTCAAGGAAATCGCCTTGCCGCCTTGGGGATGTTGATTGCGATTGTGGTCACGCTCCTCGATCGCCAGATTATGAGCTACACGGGTGTCCTAGCGGCCATTGGCCTCGGCAGTGTCATTGGCGCGATCGCTGCCTACAAAGTGGAAATGACGGCCATGCCCCAGATGGTGGGGTTACTCAATGGCTTAGGAGGGGCGGCCTCTGCCCTGGTGGGCATTGGTGAATTTTGCCGCACTGTGGCCATGGGTGAACCACTGACCCCCAGCACACTTATCACCATTATTTTGGGGGTGCTCATTGGCGGGGTCACCCTCACTGGTAGCCTTGTTGCCTTTGGTAAACTTCAGGGACTGATTTCAGGAACCCCGATCATTTTTCCGATGCAGCAGGTCATTAACCTCGGCTTGCTGGTGGCTTTCTTGGTTGCCAGTGGCTGGGTGGGGTTGCATCCGAGTCAGCTGCCGATGTTCTGGGGCTTGGTGGCGATCGCCAGCATTTTGGGGGTGCTCTTTGTCCTGCCCATTGGTGGTGCCGATATGCCAGTGGTGATTTCCCTCTTGAACTCTCTCTCAGGGCTGGCTGCCAGTGCCGCTGGCTTTATCGTTGGCAACAGTATGTTGATTATTGCGGGTGCCTTGGTGGGGGCTTCAGGGCTGATTTTAACGCAGATTATGTGCAAAGCCATGAATCGCTCCTTGGCCAATGTCCTCTTCGGTGGTTTTGGCAGTACGACGACCGGTAACGCGGCGGTGGCGGCTCACGCCACGGCGAAGTCAGTGCGCACCATTGACCCTGAAGAAAGTGCAATGATGCTCGGCTATGCCAAGTCGGTGGTCATTGTCCCCGGCTATGGAATGGCGGTGGCTCAAGCGCAGCACAGCGTCAAAGAACTAGCGGATCAATTGGAGCGGCTCGGTGTTGATGTCAAATACGCGATTCACCCCGTTGCCGGTCGCATGCCGGGACACATGAATGTGCTGCTGGCCGAGGCAAATGTCCCCTACCCCCAACTCAAGGACATGGAGGACATCAATCCAGAATTTGAGAATGTGGATGTGGCACTGGTGATTGGTGCCAATGATGTTGTCAATCCCGCTGCCCGCACCAACCCCGGCAGCCCCGTGTATGGAATGCCCATTCTCGATGTGGATCGGGCACGGCACACAATTGTGATCAAGCGCAGCCTCAATCCGGGCTTTGCTGGCATTGACAATGAGTTATTCTACAAAGATAAAACCCTGATGCTTTTTGGCAATGCCAAGGAAGTACTCAATCAACTCATTGCCGAGGTGAAACACCTCTAG
- a CDS encoding NAD(P) transhydrogenase subunit alpha gives MTEPVLVGLMIFVLASFIGFEVINKVPPTLHTPLMSGSNAISGIAVIGALLMAGSGHTTLTVVLGFIATVLATINVVGGFLVTDRMLQMFKR, from the coding sequence ATGACAGAACCTGTACTTGTGGGTCTAATGATTTTTGTCCTGGCCAGTTTCATTGGCTTTGAGGTGATTAACAAAGTCCCACCCACGCTGCATACTCCCCTCATGTCTGGCTCCAATGCCATTTCTGGGATTGCTGTGATTGGTGCCCTGCTGATGGCGGGGAGTGGACACACCACTTTAACAGTGGTCTTGGGATTCATTGCGACGGTGCTAGCCACAATTAATGTGGTGGGCGGTTTTTTGGTTACGGATCGCATGTTGCAGATGTTTAAGCGGTAG